A segment of the Tepidimicrobium xylanilyticum genome:
GCCTCAAACTTAATCGCAATTTCTCCAAGTGGAGTAGACTATACAACATTAAAGAAAGAAGATGTTGTCATTATAGATATAGAAGGAAATGTTGTTGAAGGGAATTTAAATCCATCAAGTGAAACTCCCATGCATCTATATATTTACAAAAACAGAAAGGATGCACTAAGTATAATACACACTCATTCAACATATGCTACAGCTATTGGCGTTGCAGATGAGGAAATACCTTTAGTCATAGGAGAATTAGCGAATGCTTTAGGTGGTAATGTTAGAACTACAAATTATGCTGCTGAAGGAAGTATTGAACTTGGAGTAGAAGTTGTTAAGGCTATGGAAGATAGAGCCGGTGCACTAATGAAAAACCATGGGGTTGTGACTATAGGTAGAACATTAAAAGATGCTTTTTTCAATGCTATGGTTGTAGAAAATGCTGCCAAAATATATTTTATTGCAAAATGTTTGGGCAAATATACTACTATATCTGATGAGGAAGCAAAAAAATTACATGAAGAGTTTTTGAAAGGCTATAAATATACTATATAATTTTAACTTAATTTGTT
Coding sequences within it:
- a CDS encoding class II aldolase/adducin family protein; amino-acid sequence: MLLEKERAQIVEIGKKLVETGLVTLSWGNLSIRDEASNLIAISPSGVDYTTLKKEDVVIIDIEGNVVEGNLNPSSETPMHLYIYKNRKDALSIIHTHSTYATAIGVADEEIPLVIGELANALGGNVRTTNYAAEGSIELGVEVVKAMEDRAGALMKNHGVVTIGRTLKDAFFNAMVVENAAKIYFIAKCLGKYTTISDEEAKKLHEEFLKGYKYTI